The following coding sequences are from one Maniola hyperantus chromosome 7, iAphHyp1.2, whole genome shotgun sequence window:
- the LOC117983930 gene encoding tubulin beta-1 chain — MREIVHIQAGQCGNQIGAKFWEIISDEHGIDPTGAYHGDSDLQLERINVYYNEASGGKYVPRAILVDLEPGTMDSVRSGPFGQIFRPDNFVFGQSGAGNNWAKGHYTEGAELVDSVLDVVRKEAESCDCLQGFQLTHSLGGGTGSGMGTLLISKIREEYPDRIMNTYSVVPSPKVSDTVVEPYNATLSVHQLVENTDETYCIDNEALYDICFRTLKLSTPTYGDLNHLVSLTMSGVTTCLRFPGQLNADLRKLAVNMVPFPRLHFFMPGFAPLTSRGSQQYRALTVPELTQQMFDAKNMMAACDPRHGRYLTVAAIFRGRMSMKEVDEQMLNIQNKNSSYFVEWIPNNVKTAVCDIPPRGLKMAATFIGNSTAIQELFKRISEQFTAMFRRKAFLHWYTGEGMDEMEFTEAESNMNDLVSEYQQYQEATADEDAEFDEEQEQEIEEN; from the exons ATGAGGGAAATCGTACACATTCAAGCCGGTCAGTGCGGAAACCAGATCGGCGCTAAG TTCTGGGAGATCATCTCGGACGAGCACGGCATCGACCCCACCGGCGCCTACCATGGCGACTCCGACTTGCAGCTGGAACGCATCAACGTGTACTACAATGAGGCTTCCGGCGGCAAGTACGTGCCCCGCGCCATCCTGGTCGACTTGGAGCCCGGCACCATGGACTCTGTCCGCTCGGGACCTTTCGGACAGATCTTCCGCCCCGACAACTTCGTCTTCGGGCAGTCGGGCGCCGGCAACAACTGGGCCAAGGGACACTACACAGAGGGCGCCGAGCTCGTCGACTCGGTCTTAGACGTAGTACGCAAAGAGGCAGAATCGTGCGATTGCCTACAAGGTTTCCAGCTCACACACTCCCTCGGCGGCGGCACCGGATCCGGCATGGGCACACTATTAATTTCCAAAATCAGAGAAGAATACCCCGACAGAATCATGAACACATACTCCGTAGTCCCGTCGCCCAAAGTGTCAGACACAGTCGTAGAACCTTACAACGCCACCCTATCAGTCCACCAGCTCGTAGAAAACACTGACGAAACATACTGCATCGACAATGAGGCTCTCTACGACATCTGCTTCCGCACGCTCAAACTGTCCACCCCCACGTACGGCGACCTCAACCACCTGGTGTCGCTCACCATGTCGGGCGTCACCACCTGCCTGCGCTTCCCCGGCCAGCTGAATGCGGATCTCCGCAAGCTGGCCGTCAACATGGTGCCGTTCCCGCGGCTCCACTTCTTCATGCCCGGCTTCGCCCCTCTCACGTCCCGTGGCAGCCAGCAGTACCGCGCCCTCACCGTGCCCGAGCTCACCCAACAGATGTTCGACGCCAAGAACATGATGGCGGCGTGCGACCCGCGCCACGGCCGCTACCTCACCGTCGCCGCCATCTTCCGCGGCCGCATGTCCATGAAGGAGGTGGACGAGCAGATGCTCAACATCCAGAACAAGAACTCGTCCTACTTCGTGGAATGGATCCCCAACAACGTGAAGACCGCCGTGTGCGACATCCCACCCCGCGGGCTCAAGATGGCCGCCACCTTCATCGGCAACTCCACCGCCATCCAGGAGCTGTTCAAGCGCATCTCTGAGCAGTTCACCGCCATGTTCAGGCGCAAGGCTTTCTTGCATTGGTACACCGGCGAGGGCATGGACGAGATGGAGTTCACCGAGGCCGAGAGCAACATGAACGACCTGGTCTCCGAGTACCAGCAGTACCAGGAGGCGACCGCCGACGAGGACGCCGAGTTCGACGAGGAGCAGGAGCAGGAGATCGAGGAGAACTAA